A genomic window from Yarrowia lipolytica chromosome 1D, complete sequence includes:
- a CDS encoding uncharacterized protein (Compare to YALI0D08778g, similar to uniprot|P53183 Saccharomyces cerevisiae YGL039w) has translation MPTTLVTGATGFLAGHCVDQLLKDGHTVIGTVRNPSKAERLAEAFKSEVESGKLELETLKDIQNEDEFEAIFKKHPEIDYILHTASPLSFNVTDPEKDMLQPAIRGTTAVLKQAKAHAPNVKKVVITSSIAAMMNPDPSHVHNEHSWNPMTREQAAQKGNPVANYVGSKIFAEKAGLEFLNDEKPNFSITWINPAYILGPGITLDLGAINASNQLISSVLESKLGEEVKVQSGSFVDVRDCARAHVVALQPKFDRKRLMLCTAKVCTQDIEDICNKIPELKGKIAVGTPGEREKQLSKSIMDPSETKKLLDFEWIPLDKSVTDFAKQWLEIKQ, from the coding sequence ATGCCCACTACTCTTGTTACCGGAGCCACCGGCTTTCTTGCCGGCCACTGCGTCGACCAGCTCCTCAAGGACGGCCATACCGTTATTGGCACAGTTCGAAACCCTTCCAAGGCTGAGCGACTTGCCGAGGCGTTCAAGAGTGAAGTTGAGAGTGGCAAACTCGAACTGgagactctcaaggacatcCAGAACGAGGATGAGTTCGAGGCCATCTTCAAGAAGCACCCTGAGATTGACTACATTCTCCACACTGCCTCACCTCTTAGTTTCAATGTGACTGATCCTGAGAAGGACATGTTGCAGCCAGCCATTCGAGGCACCACAGCCGTGCTGAAACAGGCCAAGGCACACGCTCCCAACGTCAAGAAGGTCGTCATCACCTCGTCCATTGCTGCAATGATGAACCCGGATCCTAGCCACGTCCACAACGAGCACAGCTGGAACCCCATGACCAGAGAGCAGGCCGCCCAGAAGGGCAACCCCGTGGCCAACTACGTGGGATCCAAGATTTTTGCCGAAAAGGCCGGGCTGGAGTTTCTGAACGACGAAAAGCccaacttctccatcaCTTGGATCAACCCAGCCTACATTCTGGGGCCTGGCATCACTCTTGATCTGGGAGCCATCAACGCCTCCAACCAGCTCATTTCCAGCGTGCTGGAGTCCAAGCTTGGcgaggaggtcaaggtgCAGAGCGGCTCGTTTGTCGACGTCCGGGACTGTGCCAGAGCCCATGTCGTGGCTCTCCAGCCTAAGTTTGACAGAAAGCGTCTCATGCTGTGCACAGCCAAGGTGTGCACCCAGGACATTGAGGACATTTGCAACAAGATccccgagctcaagggcaaAATTGCTGTTGGAACTCCTGGTGAGCGAGAAAAGCAGCTGAGTAAGTCGATCATGGATCCTTCCGAAaccaagaagctgttggACTTTGAGTGGATTCCCCTTGACAAGAGTGTCACTGATTTCGCCAAGCAATGGCTCGAGATCAAGCAGTGA